A region from the Solibacillus sp. FSL H8-0523 genome encodes:
- the ezrA gene encoding septation ring formation regulator EzrA gives MEYIIIVVVILLALLIVGLVIRRKHNAEIGRLDKEKLQIQHYPIFEELAKVKALNMNGQTEELFEDWRNRWLDVMDKKIPKVDEMLFDAEEHIDRFQFKKASTTEREIEQQLTNCEQVRVQIITELDELIGSEEKNRIEMEQLKEYYRSARKTILAHQHSFGPALEGLEKRLEQFTPRFEEFTELTKEGNYLQAREIVLQLNSEAQEIFNLLNEVPTLLTEIQAKIPTSIHELRNGQREMEEQNYYLRHLEMTEYLDALDGELDTLKTAIAELNLQTVSPRIQEINDEIDHFYDLLEKEVMARKYVERHCAGMYTTITDVMRLTKDMSNEVEYVQHSYRLQEKEAEIPKVGLKQLEVLQKRYEMLSMRVQEEKSAYSSLQEELSEITEDIDRIAEEQERFSNQLKNLRIDENKARADLEALKRTLQNTDRLLNRANIPGIPEEMDARLEEAEELIYVVIQSLQEVPLNIVKVNQNLVAAKQSIENTHEKAQEMIENVLIIERLIQFGNRYRANNRQVHESLLDAEEAFKNFRYAKALEDAAKAVEMIDPSAIKRIGELVEEQLLANS, from the coding sequence ATGGAGTATATCATCATTGTTGTCGTCATACTATTAGCATTATTAATTGTCGGCTTAGTAATACGACGTAAACATAATGCAGAAATAGGGCGATTAGATAAAGAAAAGTTACAAATTCAACATTATCCAATTTTTGAAGAGTTAGCAAAAGTGAAAGCACTAAACATGAATGGTCAAACAGAAGAGTTGTTCGAAGATTGGCGTAATCGTTGGCTAGATGTAATGGATAAAAAAATTCCAAAAGTAGACGAAATGCTGTTTGATGCAGAGGAGCATATTGATCGCTTCCAATTTAAAAAGGCATCTACTACTGAGCGTGAAATTGAACAGCAATTAACAAACTGTGAGCAAGTTCGTGTGCAAATTATTACAGAGCTTGATGAATTAATTGGCAGTGAAGAAAAGAACCGTATTGAAATGGAGCAACTAAAAGAATATTACCGCTCAGCGCGTAAGACGATTTTAGCTCATCAACACTCGTTTGGTCCTGCATTAGAAGGCTTAGAAAAGCGTCTAGAGCAATTCACACCAAGATTCGAAGAGTTTACTGAATTAACAAAAGAAGGAAATTATTTGCAGGCGCGCGAAATTGTGTTGCAGCTAAATAGCGAAGCACAGGAAATTTTTAACCTGTTAAATGAAGTGCCAACATTACTTACTGAAATTCAAGCAAAAATTCCAACGTCGATTCACGAACTGCGAAATGGTCAACGTGAAATGGAAGAACAAAATTATTATTTACGTCATTTAGAGATGACAGAATACTTAGATGCACTCGACGGGGAATTAGATACATTAAAAACAGCCATAGCAGAATTAAATTTACAAACCGTGTCACCGCGTATTCAAGAAATTAACGATGAAATCGATCATTTCTATGATTTACTTGAAAAAGAGGTAATGGCACGTAAATATGTCGAACGTCATTGTGCAGGAATGTACACAACGATTACAGACGTCATGCGCTTAACGAAAGACATGAGTAATGAAGTTGAATATGTACAGCACAGTTACCGTTTACAAGAAAAAGAAGCCGAAATTCCAAAAGTAGGATTAAAGCAATTAGAAGTACTTCAAAAGCGTTATGAGATGTTATCAATGCGTGTACAGGAAGAAAAGTCCGCATACTCTAGCTTACAAGAAGAGCTATCCGAAATTACCGAAGATATCGATCGTATTGCAGAAGAGCAAGAACGATTCTCGAACCAATTAAAAAACCTGCGCATCGATGAAAACAAAGCCCGTGCTGATTTAGAGGCGTTAAAGCGTACACTACAAAATACAGACCGCTTATTAAACCGTGCTAATATTCCAGGAATCCCTGAAGAAATGGATGCACGTTTAGAAGAAGCGGAAGAACTTATTTATGTTGTTATTCAAAGCTTGCAAGAAGTGCCACTGAATATTGTTAAAGTTAATCAGAATTTAGTAGCGGCCAAGCAATCGATTGAAAATACACACGAAAAAGCGCAAGAAATGATTGAAAATGTATTAATTATTGAACGTTTAATTCAATTTGGTAACCGTTACCGTGCGAATAACCGTCAAGTACACGAAAGTTTACTAGACGCAGAGGAAGCTTTTAAAAATTTCCGTTACGCGAAGGCGCTTGAAGATGCAGCAAAAGCGGTAGAAATGATTGATCCAAGTGCTATTAAACGCATTGGTGAATTAGTTGAAGAGCAATTGCTAGCAAATTCATAA
- a CDS encoding cysteine desulfurase family protein, with protein MIYLDNSATTKPHKDVLAAFIQVNEQYFANPSSIHKAGVESNALLTKAREQIAKLLNTEDKNILFTAGGTESNNAALYGLAKSSEFRGKHIITTEVEHPSILEATKRLAEEGYEIDYLKVNKQGVISLDELRAKLRKDTIIVSIMHVNNEIGAIQPIEQAAQLIHETCQAMFHVDAIQSFGKLPIKFNDDLGPDLISISGHKIHALKGTGVLAFRKKPQVKAFIVGGGQEFGLRSGTVAVPQAVAMAKAARLAIESMQEHFENYKKWANELHDFFATFGEEVHVLSTREGAPHIMSFSVRGLKGEVLINALQKRDIIVSTSSACSSKQTKTSHVVEALNIDGRFKNGVLRISFGANNTDADIEAFKKQFTAVMNELKGEITP; from the coding sequence ATGATCTATTTAGATAATAGTGCGACAACAAAGCCGCACAAAGATGTTTTAGCAGCATTTATTCAAGTGAATGAACAGTACTTTGCCAATCCGTCATCAATTCATAAAGCGGGTGTGGAATCGAATGCATTACTGACAAAAGCACGTGAGCAAATCGCGAAGCTTTTAAATACAGAAGATAAAAATATACTCTTCACAGCGGGTGGAACAGAGTCAAATAACGCAGCGCTTTACGGTTTAGCAAAATCAAGTGAATTCCGTGGTAAGCACATCATCACAACAGAAGTAGAGCACCCTTCGATTTTAGAAGCGACAAAACGCTTAGCCGAAGAAGGCTACGAAATCGATTATTTAAAAGTAAATAAACAAGGTGTCATTTCATTAGATGAGTTGCGCGCGAAATTACGTAAAGATACAATTATCGTCAGCATCATGCATGTGAATAACGAAATCGGCGCGATTCAGCCGATCGAACAAGCTGCACAGCTGATTCACGAAACATGCCAAGCGATGTTCCATGTCGATGCCATTCAAAGCTTTGGGAAACTACCAATCAAATTTAACGATGACTTAGGCCCGGATTTAATTTCGATTTCAGGTCATAAAATTCATGCGTTAAAAGGAACGGGTGTGTTAGCCTTCCGTAAAAAGCCACAAGTGAAGGCATTCATCGTTGGTGGGGGACAAGAGTTTGGTCTACGTAGTGGTACGGTTGCTGTGCCGCAAGCGGTTGCGATGGCAAAAGCTGCCCGTTTAGCCATTGAAAGTATGCAGGAACACTTCGAAAACTATAAAAAGTGGGCAAATGAGCTACATGATTTCTTTGCAACATTTGGGGAAGAAGTCCATGTATTATCAACGCGTGAAGGTGCACCACATATCATGAGTTTTAGCGTTCGAGGCTTAAAAGGTGAAGTATTAATTAATGCGCTACAAAAACGTGATATTATTGTATCGACGTCAAGCGCTTGTTCATCGAAACAAACGAAAACAAGCCATGTCGTAGAAGCGTTAAATATTGATGGACGTTTTAAAAACGGCGTATTACGCATTAGCTTTGGCGCAAACAATACAGATGCTGATATTGAGGCATTTAAAAAACAATTTACAGCAGTAATGAATGAGTTAAAAGGAGAAATTACACCATGA
- the hisJ gene encoding histidinol-phosphatase HisJ → MQKRDGHIHTPFCPHGSSDSFEKYITKAIDNGFTEITFTEHAPLPFPFTDPTPDKDSGMKHELLPAYFEQLQVVKERYKGQIIINIGLEVDYIVGFEEQTRNFLNKVGPMLDDAILSVHFLQHHARYTCIDFSDEVYLQFAKEVGGIQPMYDLYYETVKQSILADLGPYKPKRIGHPTLIHKFQLAHSETIDDSAQIESVLQLMKAHHYELDFNSAGLSKSFCQEPYPTIDHALFAKKIGVPIVFGSDAHTANDLHQHYNVLQQKLTF, encoded by the coding sequence ATGCAAAAGCGAGACGGTCATATACATACACCTTTTTGCCCACATGGTAGTAGTGATTCATTCGAAAAATACATTACAAAAGCCATAGATAATGGGTTTACTGAAATTACGTTTACAGAGCATGCACCACTGCCATTTCCCTTTACCGACCCTACTCCGGACAAAGATAGTGGGATGAAGCATGAATTATTACCCGCGTATTTCGAACAATTACAAGTGGTAAAAGAACGCTACAAAGGGCAAATAATTATTAATATTGGTTTAGAAGTTGATTATATTGTAGGCTTTGAAGAGCAAACACGAAATTTTTTAAATAAAGTGGGGCCAATGCTTGATGATGCCATCCTTTCCGTACACTTTTTACAGCATCACGCACGTTACACATGCATTGATTTTTCAGATGAGGTGTATTTACAATTTGCAAAAGAGGTTGGTGGCATCCAACCAATGTACGATTTGTATTATGAAACAGTGAAGCAATCGATTTTAGCGGATTTAGGTCCATATAAACCGAAGCGCATCGGACATCCAACACTCATTCATAAATTTCAGCTTGCGCATAGTGAAACAATAGATGATAGTGCACAAATCGAATCTGTCCTACAACTCATGAAAGCACATCACTATGAACTTGATTTCAACAGTGCTGGCTTAAGTAAATCGTTTTGCCAGGAGCCTTATCCTACGATTGACCATGCTTTGTTTGCTAAAAAAATCGGTGTCCCCATCGTTTTTGGATCCGATGCACATACTGCTAACGATTTACATCAACACTATAATGTGTTACAACAAAAACTAACTTTTTAA
- a CDS encoding GGDEF domain-containing protein, with protein MVDYQLLVDRFKSDVLSFISMNKKHGMSNESFILLEKSLIKNFAMKDCFLFRVSHDVLKPNFKEFKFSVELTFSEVQPYLNGQQIIEIPDVFSVYPYFQHYTHAVPLMVDGEILAILIFSYEDPTLQINLTQDIVKEISNIYQFILRNYEVQSNENKYRKLYNITDLFHSTMNIDVILENVLVTIEENFTNFEVELILSNDQDRQTRVHIKPFDYLSERPSTIESFVSGEMKEDEVVELGVRLLNAPIKGRQAIYGILQVKAPIEYTFSNTEKEFIRMLAQASGNALENAKLYHQSHRLVSDLQLINETSHRLNMKLSINEMLLFLQKQLLKSFQPMEIGFFFKEGDEYKAMKACTNFLLHESSQTYIEHVEKHFEVTQDSLFIADFSRLIDEEIPFKSIMAIPMIVEERINGFSIVLHEDPYFFSFDSFKLMQSLIHHSSLAISNSILRNRLQEMVDRDHLTKLYARRFSDNYVEQSIQQDDSGMFLLIDIDNFKKVNDTYGHQVGDEVLVQIGSVLQQEIGTRGICSRWGGEELAVYIPNILDHEAIKIAQMVVDIVPQTTSPSVTISAGLITWHKQVRPDFQEIFLHADTALYNAKRSGKNRVCLFEESMELQY; from the coding sequence ATGGTAGATTATCAGCTATTGGTTGACCGATTTAAATCAGATGTCTTGAGTTTTATTAGCATGAACAAAAAACACGGCATGTCTAATGAATCATTTATTTTACTAGAAAAAAGTTTAATTAAGAATTTTGCAATGAAAGATTGCTTTTTGTTTCGAGTAAGTCACGATGTACTGAAGCCGAACTTCAAAGAATTTAAATTTTCGGTTGAGCTTACATTTAGCGAAGTGCAACCCTATTTAAATGGACAACAGATTATCGAGATACCAGATGTATTTAGCGTGTATCCGTATTTTCAACATTATACACACGCTGTGCCATTAATGGTAGATGGAGAGATTTTAGCAATCCTCATTTTTAGCTATGAAGATCCTACGCTCCAAATAAATCTAACGCAAGATATTGTTAAAGAAATTTCAAATATCTATCAATTTATACTTCGTAACTATGAAGTGCAATCCAATGAGAATAAATATCGTAAATTATATAACATCACAGATTTATTCCATTCAACGATGAACATTGATGTGATTTTAGAAAATGTACTGGTCACAATTGAAGAAAACTTCACGAATTTTGAAGTAGAGCTTATTTTATCGAATGACCAAGATCGCCAAACGCGCGTACATATTAAGCCGTTTGATTATTTGTCAGAGCGCCCGTCAACAATTGAATCGTTTGTTTCAGGTGAAATGAAGGAAGATGAAGTAGTTGAGTTAGGTGTTCGTTTATTAAACGCGCCAATTAAAGGACGACAAGCGATCTACGGAATTTTACAAGTAAAGGCACCGATTGAATATACTTTTTCAAATACAGAAAAAGAATTTATTCGTATGCTCGCGCAAGCGTCAGGCAATGCATTAGAAAATGCAAAACTTTATCATCAGTCACATCGCCTAGTGAGCGATTTACAATTAATCAACGAAACGTCGCATCGTTTAAATATGAAGCTGTCCATTAATGAGATGCTACTGTTTTTACAAAAGCAACTTCTAAAATCATTCCAGCCAATGGAAATAGGCTTCTTCTTTAAAGAGGGAGACGAATATAAGGCAATGAAGGCTTGTACAAATTTCCTCCTACACGAATCAAGTCAGACATATATCGAGCATGTGGAAAAACATTTTGAAGTGACACAAGATTCGCTGTTTATTGCGGATTTTAGTCGTTTAATCGATGAAGAAATCCCATTTAAATCGATTATGGCCATTCCAATGATTGTCGAGGAACGAATCAATGGATTTAGCATTGTGTTACATGAAGACCCTTATTTCTTCTCGTTTGATAGTTTTAAATTAATGCAATCACTGATTCATCATTCATCACTTGCCATTTCGAATTCAATTTTACGTAACCGCTTGCAAGAAATGGTGGACCGTGATCATTTAACGAAGCTATATGCACGAAGATTTTCGGATAATTATGTAGAACAATCGATTCAGCAAGATGATTCAGGTATGTTTTTATTAATCGATATTGATAACTTTAAAAAGGTAAATGACACCTATGGGCATCAGGTCGGTGATGAAGTACTCGTTCAGATTGGTTCTGTTTTACAACAAGAAATCGGGACGCGTGGCATTTGCTCAAGATGGGGCGGGGAAGAGCTCGCGGTCTATATTCCAAATATTTTAGACCACGAAGCGATAAAAATCGCGCAAATGGTTGTGGACATTGTACCGCAAACGACTAGCCCATCTGTAACCATTTCAGCTGGACTCATTACATGGCATAAACAAGTACGCCCAGACTTCCAAGAGATTTTCCTACATGCAGATACTGCATTATATAATGCAAAACGAAGTGGGAAAAATCGTGTTTGCTTATTTGAAGAATCAATGGAATTACAATATTAA
- a CDS encoding Yip1 family protein — protein sequence MTIEQNTLADDRHAILSIALKPRETMRYVLATKNLPYFIFVGIVGMFASNLISFVGTKFTGEYTLGDIIYSTFLSSFLMYFLSTFLSAGVLTLSAKAFGGVGTFKNMFRMISITMVPYIWILPVILFWMQFAPQSFFEIAYMPQQMSDFLLQFVCGTFIIIASVWTYILTIVGISEVHKISKWKAFFASLLVLIILGVLAIALLF from the coding sequence TTGACTATTGAACAAAATACATTAGCCGATGATCGTCACGCGATTTTGAGTATTGCGCTAAAACCTCGTGAGACAATGCGCTATGTATTAGCGACAAAAAATCTACCGTATTTCATTTTTGTTGGGATTGTTGGTATGTTCGCGAGCAATCTGATTAGCTTTGTGGGGACAAAATTTACCGGGGAATATACATTAGGGGATATTATTTATTCAACATTTCTATCGAGTTTTTTAATGTACTTTCTTTCTACGTTCTTATCTGCTGGAGTATTAACATTATCCGCCAAAGCATTTGGTGGTGTGGGAACGTTCAAAAATATGTTCCGCATGATCAGTATAACGATGGTGCCGTATATTTGGATATTACCGGTTATCCTATTTTGGATGCAATTCGCTCCGCAATCATTTTTTGAGATAGCCTACATGCCACAACAAATGAGCGATTTCCTACTTCAGTTTGTTTGCGGGACATTTATTATTATTGCCAGTGTTTGGACGTATATCCTAACAATTGTCGGGATTTCGGAAGTGCATAAAATTTCGAAATGGAAAGCATTTTTTGCGTCGTTGTTAGTGTTAATTATTTTAGGTGTACTAGCAATTGCTCTGCTATTTTAA
- the rpsD gene encoding 30S ribosomal protein S4 codes for MSRYTGPSWKLSRRLGISLSGTGKEIAKRPYAPGQHGPNARGKKSEYALQLTEKQKLRHTYGMTERQFKNVFLKAAKLKGLHGENFMILLETRLDNLVYRLGLARTRRAARQLVNHGHILVDGKRLDIPSYSVKPGQTISLREKSANLTVVAEAIEVNNFLPEYVSFDADSKVGTFVRLPERSELHAEINEQLIVEYYSR; via the coding sequence ATGTCTCGTTATACAGGTCCATCTTGGAAACTTTCTCGTCGCTTAGGTATTTCTTTAAGCGGTACAGGTAAAGAAATCGCAAAACGCCCATACGCACCAGGTCAACACGGCCCGAATGCTCGCGGTAAAAAATCAGAATACGCTTTACAATTAACTGAAAAGCAAAAGTTACGCCACACTTACGGCATGACTGAGCGTCAATTCAAAAACGTATTCTTAAAAGCTGCTAAATTAAAAGGTCTACACGGTGAAAACTTCATGATCCTTCTTGAAACTCGCCTTGACAACTTAGTATACCGTTTAGGTTTAGCTCGCACTCGTCGTGCAGCTCGTCAATTAGTAAACCACGGCCATATCTTAGTTGATGGTAAACGCCTTGACATCCCTTCTTACTCAGTAAAACCAGGTCAAACGATCTCTTTACGTGAGAAATCAGCTAACTTAACAGTTGTTGCTGAAGCTATCGAAGTTAACAACTTCTTACCTGAATATGTATCATTCGATGCTGACTCTAAAGTAGGTACTTTCGTACGTTTACCAGAGCGCTCTGAATTACATGCTGAAATCAACGAACAATTAATCGTAGAGTACTACTCTCGTTAA
- a CDS encoding GAF domain-containing protein: protein MFAKTMYNGTLADQYDLLSKQLDALCTGETDAIANYSNASALLNQFLTDINWVGFYFMKGGELVLGPFQGLPACVRIPVGRGVCGTTVAKKETMVVEDVHAFPGHIACDAASKSEIVVPIIKNNEVIGVLDIDSPIEARFNAEDQAGLEKFVAVLLKHV from the coding sequence ATGTTCGCAAAAACAATGTATAACGGCACCCTTGCCGATCAGTATGACTTATTATCAAAACAGCTCGATGCATTATGCACAGGCGAAACAGATGCCATTGCGAACTACAGCAATGCTTCTGCCTTGTTAAATCAATTTTTAACGGACATTAATTGGGTAGGCTTTTACTTTATGAAAGGCGGCGAGCTTGTTCTTGGGCCATTCCAGGGGCTACCTGCTTGCGTACGTATCCCAGTAGGTCGTGGCGTTTGTGGGACAACAGTTGCTAAAAAAGAAACGATGGTTGTTGAGGATGTACACGCATTCCCAGGTCATATCGCTTGTGATGCTGCATCAAAATCAGAAATCGTTGTTCCAATTATAAAAAACAACGAAGTAATCGGCGTACTTGATATCGATAGTCCAATAGAAGCGCGTTTTAATGCGGAAGATCAAGCAGGCTTAGAAAAGTTTGTTGCTGTCTTACTTAAACATGTCTAA